The following coding sequences lie in one Chelatococcus sp. YT9 genomic window:
- a CDS encoding FAD-dependent oxidoreductase — protein sequence MATDSPPSGRRALVLGAGIVGVSIALHLQQRGWSVAIVDRKDPGRETSYGNAGFIECSSVLPHPFPRGLSTLLRLAMNRSDGVRYDPRFLPRIAPWLLAYWRASQDSALAHIGPAFRALIGTALAEHEALMAEAGATALLSRDGWLELCRSPRQLEEADREAEFARGHGVTAERIGAKALYALEPALRPGISGAIVWRDTCRIIDPGGLVEAYAQLFTAKEGKILRADALTLTGAAGAWQIRSGSGETISADHAIVALGPWAGDLAARFGYRFPLAVKRGYHRHFAYADGGRLKQAVYIRDEACLMVPVTRGIRLLSGVELAPRDAPPSPVQLRHIEAKARRVVTLGEPVEHEPWLGARPCLPDMLPVIGPAPRHVGLWFAFGHSHYGLTLGPTTGRLLAEMMSGEAPFIAPQAYRAERFAV from the coding sequence ATGGCAACTGACAGCCCTCCCTCCGGTCGCCGGGCGCTGGTGCTCGGCGCGGGCATTGTCGGCGTCTCGATCGCGTTGCATCTTCAGCAGCGCGGTTGGTCCGTTGCCATTGTCGACCGCAAGGATCCGGGGCGCGAGACGAGCTACGGCAACGCGGGTTTCATCGAATGCTCGTCGGTGCTGCCGCATCCCTTTCCGCGTGGTTTATCGACGCTGCTACGGCTGGCGATGAACCGCTCGGACGGTGTGCGCTACGATCCGCGCTTCCTGCCGCGCATCGCGCCCTGGCTCCTGGCCTACTGGCGCGCCTCGCAGGACAGCGCTCTGGCCCATATCGGGCCTGCCTTCCGCGCATTGATCGGCACCGCGCTCGCCGAGCACGAGGCGCTGATGGCCGAGGCCGGGGCAACGGCGCTGCTCAGCCGCGACGGCTGGCTGGAGCTCTGCCGTTCCCCGCGGCAACTGGAAGAAGCCGACCGCGAGGCGGAGTTCGCCCGCGGCCACGGGGTGACGGCGGAACGCATCGGTGCGAAGGCCCTTTATGCGCTGGAGCCCGCGCTGCGACCCGGCATCAGCGGCGCCATCGTCTGGCGCGACACCTGCCGGATCATCGATCCCGGCGGGCTGGTCGAGGCCTATGCGCAGCTCTTCACGGCAAAAGAGGGCAAAATCCTGCGGGCCGATGCCCTCACGCTCACCGGCGCGGCCGGCGCCTGGCAGATCCGGTCCGGGAGCGGGGAAACGATCTCCGCCGACCATGCCATCGTCGCCCTCGGGCCGTGGGCGGGAGATCTCGCCGCGCGCTTCGGCTATCGCTTCCCGCTGGCCGTCAAGCGCGGCTATCACCGGCACTTCGCCTATGCTGACGGCGGGCGGCTGAAGCAAGCCGTCTACATCCGTGACGAAGCCTGCCTGATGGTCCCGGTGACGCGCGGCATTCGCCTGCTCTCGGGCGTCGAGCTCGCCCCGCGCGATGCGCCGCCGAGCCCCGTCCAGCTTCGACATATCGAGGCAAAGGCGCGTCGCGTGGTCACGCTTGGCGAGCCCGTGGAGCACGAGCCCTGGCTTGGCGCGCGGCCCTGCCTGCCGGACATGCTGCCGGTGATCGGCCCCGCGCCGCGCCATGTCGGGCTGTGGTTCGCCTTCGGGCACAGCCACTATGGCCTGACATTGGGCCCGACGACCGGGCGCCTACTGGCGGAGATGATGAGCGGCGAGGCGCCCTTCATCGCGCCGCAGGCCTATCGCGCCGAGCGCTTCGCCGTTTAG
- a CDS encoding ABC transporter permease, whose amino-acid sequence MVAAHIPTGPGTTEAEEPRQSITRKRIKAFLRAPGAVFGLALFLLFLILAVFAPQISPQNPYDLDTLDIMDNMLAPGSTLGNGATAWLGTDDQGRDMLSAILHGLRISIGVGVTSVLIASAIGAVVGIGCAYIGGRVDSIAMRIVDLQLSFPSILVALVLLSVFGRGIDKVILALVIVQWAYYARTVRGSALVEREKDYIAAAVSFGAPRWRIMFRHLLPNCLPPLIVVATVQIAHAISLEATLSFLGVGVPVTEPSLGMLIANGYGYLLSGKYWISTFPGFALLLLVLAINLVGDRLRHVMDPYSDQNGN is encoded by the coding sequence ATGGTTGCAGCGCATATTCCGACCGGGCCTGGCACGACCGAGGCCGAGGAGCCCCGCCAGAGCATCACCCGCAAGCGCATCAAGGCCTTCCTGCGCGCGCCGGGCGCGGTCTTCGGGCTGGCCCTGTTCCTGCTGTTCCTGATCCTGGCGGTCTTCGCCCCCCAGATCTCGCCGCAGAACCCCTATGATCTCGACACCCTCGACATCATGGACAACATGCTGGCGCCGGGCTCGACGCTGGGCAACGGCGCCACCGCATGGCTCGGCACCGATGACCAGGGCCGGGACATGCTGTCCGCCATCCTGCACGGCCTGCGCATTTCGATCGGCGTGGGCGTCACGTCAGTCTTGATCGCCAGCGCGATCGGTGCCGTCGTCGGCATCGGCTGCGCCTATATCGGTGGCCGCGTCGACAGCATCGCCATGCGCATCGTCGACCTGCAGCTCTCTTTTCCTTCGATTCTCGTGGCGCTGGTGCTGCTGTCGGTCTTCGGGCGCGGCATCGACAAGGTCATCCTCGCCCTCGTCATCGTGCAATGGGCTTATTATGCGCGCACGGTGCGCGGCTCGGCACTCGTCGAGCGCGAGAAGGACTATATCGCGGCCGCCGTGTCCTTCGGGGCGCCGCGATGGCGCATCATGTTCCGGCATCTCCTGCCGAACTGCCTGCCGCCGCTCATCGTGGTCGCCACGGTGCAGATCGCTCATGCGATCTCGCTTGAGGCAACGCTCTCCTTCCTCGGCGTCGGCGTGCCCGTGACGGAACCCTCGCTCGGCATGCTCATCGCCAACGGCTATGGCTATCTGCTCTCCGGCAAATACTGGATCTCGACCTTTCCCGGCTTCGCTCTTCTGCTCCTGGTCCTTGCCATCAATCTCGTCGGCGATCGTCTGCGCCACGTAATGGATCCCTACAGCGATCAGAATGGCAACTGA
- a CDS encoding ABC transporter permease, protein MLVFLTRRLFGGLLVLFVTATLVFFAVFALGNHVDVMVSPDADQTERAAAIARLGLDRPILEQYASFLWNAVRGDLGNSFVYGKPATTVILERLPVTLELAVVAMAIALAIGIPLGLIAGLKPASFSGKTIMSGSILGFSLPNFWIGLMLISIFAVQLKWLPSGGRGPTVDVFGIPLSILSLEGLKYLILPAFTLALYKTSLIIRICETGTRNVNRQDYIRTAGARGVPPVRIVTVHLLKNVIIPVITVMGLEFGAMIAFAVAVETVFSYPGMGKLLIDSINRIDRPVIVAYLMVTCLIFVTVNLIVDGLYAVLDPRVRLSASKA, encoded by the coding sequence ATGCTTGTATTCCTGACGCGCCGCCTTTTCGGCGGGCTGCTCGTACTCTTCGTTACCGCGACGCTGGTGTTCTTTGCGGTTTTCGCACTGGGGAATCACGTCGATGTCATGGTGAGCCCGGATGCCGACCAGACGGAACGCGCGGCCGCTATCGCGCGCCTTGGGCTGGATCGACCTATTCTGGAGCAATATGCGAGTTTCCTGTGGAATGCCGTGAGGGGCGATCTCGGCAATTCCTTCGTCTACGGAAAGCCCGCGACAACGGTCATTCTGGAACGCTTGCCGGTGACGTTAGAGCTCGCCGTCGTCGCCATGGCGATCGCGCTCGCTATCGGCATTCCGCTCGGTCTCATCGCTGGCCTGAAACCTGCGAGCTTCAGTGGTAAGACCATCATGTCCGGCTCGATTCTCGGCTTCTCGCTGCCGAATTTCTGGATCGGCCTGATGCTCATCTCGATCTTCGCGGTGCAGCTCAAGTGGCTGCCCTCGGGCGGCCGCGGTCCGACCGTGGACGTTTTCGGCATTCCACTGTCCATCTTGTCCCTGGAAGGACTGAAGTACCTCATATTGCCGGCGTTTACGCTTGCGCTTTACAAGACTTCGCTGATTATCCGCATCTGCGAGACAGGAACACGCAACGTCAACCGGCAGGATTACATCCGCACGGCGGGGGCGCGCGGCGTGCCGCCGGTCCGCATCGTGACCGTCCACCTCCTCAAGAATGTCATCATCCCCGTCATCACCGTCATGGGGCTCGAGTTCGGCGCCATGATCGCCTTTGCGGTGGCGGTGGAGACGGTGTTCTCCTATCCCGGCATGGGCAAGCTCCTGATCGACTCCATCAACCGCATCGACCGGCCGGTGATCGTCGCCTATCTCATGGTAACCTGCCTGATATTCGTCACCGTCAATCTGATCGTGGACGGGCTTTATGCCGTCCTCGATCCGCGCGTGCGCCTCAGCGCATCGAAGGCTTGA